One genomic segment of uncultured Desulfobacter sp. includes these proteins:
- a CDS encoding PEP-CTERM sorting domain-containing protein: MKKRFKSTIKCLLMSTCLAGVGAFMFASTAYATGTIKSREESISGGYHKSRGYTSSDTISEIGLKYADHDTSEWQELGYTGGLGDYGVSWSTDGTNFGHDDLYVGDTVTFRFNMHSENVGNHYANILKGWIDWNTSDTTYKFDESDSVVEGFKVLRDYNGDLVSSDYTFDSGHDNPWESDYGDKYYNRDDYGYGNDNETFTYSLTLTEANLGTAYLRARVTCSDSINQNLGRDWSSQWNYTEDQYLAAFDAYSDYYQGEIEDWLFTVSGNPPGSAVPEPTTLALFGMGLIGLARVGRKKA, encoded by the coding sequence ATGAAAAAACGTTTTAAATCTACGATTAAGTGTCTTTTAATGAGTACCTGTCTGGCAGGCGTCGGCGCCTTTATGTTTGCCTCAACTGCCTATGCGACAGGGACCATTAAAAGTCGCGAAGAATCTATTTCTGGGGGCTATCACAAAAGCCGTGGATATACTTCCTCTGACACCATTTCTGAAATCGGCCTAAAGTATGCAGACCATGATACCTCAGAATGGCAGGAACTGGGATATACCGGTGGCCTTGGAGATTATGGCGTATCCTGGAGTACTGATGGAACTAACTTCGGACATGATGACCTTTATGTCGGGGACACCGTTACATTCAGATTTAATATGCACTCTGAAAATGTCGGAAACCATTATGCCAATATTTTAAAAGGCTGGATTGATTGGAATACTAGTGACACGACTTATAAATTTGACGAAAGCGACTCAGTCGTTGAGGGGTTTAAAGTACTTCGGGACTATAATGGAGACTTAGTATCATCTGATTATACTTTTGATTCGGGACATGATAACCCTTGGGAATCTGATTATGGTGATAAATATTATAATCGTGATGATTATGGTTATGGTAATGACAATGAAACCTTTACGTATTCTCTTACGCTTACCGAAGCGAACTTGGGAACGGCATATCTAAGAGCCAGGGTGACCTGCAGCGATTCAATAAATCAAAACCTGGGTCGTGACTGGTCCAGTCAATGGAATTATACTGAGGACCAATACTTAGCTGCTTTTGATGCTTACTCCGATTATTACCAGGGCGAAATTGAAGACTGGCTGTTTACCGTCAGCGGAAATCCTCCAGGTAGCGCAGTTCCCGAGCCCACCACATTGGCATTGTTTGGCATGGGATTGATCGGGCTTGCCAGAGTCGGCAGAAAAAAAGCTTAA
- a CDS encoding HypC/HybG/HupF family hydrogenase formation chaperone → MCLAVPSKIIEINDALAKVEVDGVVREASLMLLDDAGIGDYVIVHAGFAISKMDEDAALQTIADMRRILELGGDPV, encoded by the coding sequence ATGTGTTTGGCTGTACCTTCAAAAATTATTGAAATCAACGATGCCTTGGCAAAGGTGGAAGTGGACGGGGTGGTCCGAGAGGCCAGTCTGATGCTGCTTGATGATGCCGGTATTGGGGATTATGTTATTGTGCATGCCGGATTTGCCATTTCAAAGATGGATGAAGACGCTGCACTGCAAACCATTGCAGACATGCGCAGAATACTTGAGCTGGGTGGCGACCCGGTCTGA
- the rnc gene encoding ribonuclease III, whose amino-acid sequence MIDLHTHSTASDGSLTPRQILDLARDTGIEAVALTDHDTIAGILEIKDIVNSYPVEFITGVEISCSPPPEFKSLGSIHMLGYGFSVYDCKLNDALARAAEARANRNPKIIEKLNELGFNITLDEVKNRFGASQTGRPHIAELLVEKGYVSDFRRVFELYLGKNKPAYVDKFKISCKDAIRLILDAGGLPVLAHPGIIDFQYPHDLDTFVNMLVEDGLAGIEVHYSGHDSAFRKHLSEIVHSKGLVATGGSDFHGNFNKGVDLGRGRGDLNIGMSVFKTLNDRLLEIQAIPRLDILEQNLDYQFQSRTFLSNALCHRSYLNENQNTCDTDNERLEFLGDAVLGLCVGHLLMENDPLRNEGDLSRLRSNLVSETGLAHIARKIDLGRFIKLGKGESLSGGRDKNSILSDTFEAVVAAVYLDAGFDRTQTMVNRLFQKPVQQVLASSNFIDYKSGLQEFTQEHFGKTPAYALAKEKGPDHDKTFEIALNLETVSTTGTGKTKKAAEQDAARKALAILNQDSKSLFGN is encoded by the coding sequence TTGATTGATCTTCATACACATTCCACTGCGTCGGACGGCTCCCTGACGCCCAGGCAGATACTTGATCTGGCTAGAGACACCGGTATTGAAGCAGTTGCACTGACTGACCACGATACCATTGCCGGAATTCTGGAAATAAAAGATATTGTTAATTCGTACCCGGTTGAATTTATCACCGGTGTTGAAATTTCCTGTTCTCCGCCGCCTGAGTTCAAATCCCTGGGTAGCATTCATATGCTGGGATATGGATTTTCCGTTTATGACTGTAAATTAAACGATGCCTTGGCTCGTGCGGCAGAAGCCAGAGCCAACCGGAATCCCAAAATTATTGAAAAACTAAATGAATTGGGATTTAACATTACCCTGGATGAGGTTAAAAATCGATTTGGCGCCTCCCAGACAGGTCGCCCCCACATTGCCGAACTGCTTGTGGAAAAAGGTTATGTGTCTGACTTCCGCAGGGTCTTTGAACTTTACCTGGGTAAAAATAAACCCGCCTATGTTGATAAATTTAAAATATCCTGCAAGGATGCCATCCGGCTGATTCTTGACGCTGGTGGCCTGCCGGTTCTGGCCCATCCGGGAATCATTGATTTTCAATACCCCCACGACCTGGATACCTTTGTAAATATGCTGGTCGAGGACGGGCTTGCAGGCATTGAAGTCCATTATTCAGGACATGATTCAGCCTTCAGAAAACATTTGTCTGAAATTGTACACAGTAAAGGACTGGTGGCCACTGGAGGCTCTGATTTCCATGGCAACTTTAATAAAGGTGTGGATCTTGGCCGGGGCAGAGGCGATTTGAATATTGGCATGTCCGTGTTCAAAACATTGAACGACCGGCTGCTGGAAATCCAGGCCATTCCCCGCCTGGATATTCTTGAACAAAATCTTGATTACCAATTTCAATCCCGCACCTTTTTATCCAATGCCCTGTGTCATCGCTCTTATCTTAATGAAAATCAGAATACCTGCGACACGGACAATGAGCGTCTTGAGTTCCTGGGCGATGCGGTGTTAGGGCTATGTGTGGGACATTTGCTCATGGAAAATGATCCTTTGAGAAATGAAGGCGATCTTTCCCGGCTGCGCTCAAATCTTGTCAGTGAAACAGGCCTGGCGCACATTGCCCGCAAAATTGATCTGGGCCGTTTTATTAAGCTGGGTAAGGGGGAATCTCTTTCAGGCGGCCGTGACAAAAACTCAATTCTGTCAGACACCTTTGAAGCGGTGGTTGCTGCTGTGTACCTGGATGCCGGATTTGACCGGACACAAACCATGGTGAACCGTCTTTTTCAAAAACCCGTGCAGCAGGTTCTGGCCTCATCGAATTTCATTGATTATAAAAGTGGCCTCCAGGAGTTTACCCAAGAGCATTTCGGCAAAACCCCGGCTTATGCCCTGGCAAAAGAGAAGGGCCCGGATCATGACAAAACATTTGAGATTGCCCTGAACCTGGAAACGGTTTCAACCACGGGTACCGGGAAAACCAAGAAAGCCGCGGAACAGGATGCTGCCAGAAAAGCGCTGGCTATTTTGAACCAGGATTCTAAGAGCCTGTTTGGTAATTGA
- the hypF gene encoding carbamoyltransferase HypF: MGSSGIAAKKIEISGVVQGVGFRPFLFGLASAHYLCGHVSNTASGVALFIQGEPKNLDAFLLDLPEKKPLLSQISRMVSTDTQPLNLTDFTIIKSRDARKKSALISPDVGVCPDCLKEMQNPADRRFEYPFINCTNCGPRYTIIQDIPYDRPNTSMKSFAMCPDCRKEYEDPLNRRFHAQPNACPVCGPQVFLLDKKGKQVDGNDPAQALALAAQFLRQGKIVAVKGLGGFHLAVDAANATAVELLRQRKNRPHKPFALMAARNSSLFNHVCMDGDEKDLLWSYHRPIALLKKKPYPSPVGTGLAPNLAPENPCLGIMLPYTPLHYLLLDKGPDILVMTSGNRSGEPLSIDNANALDAFSHIADYFLLHSRDIYFRADDSIVRSQQGKLRFLRRSRGYAPLPVDITPPANDKLANILGCGAGMKSTICLTRDRYAFLSPHIGDLESMQVHNFYKDTIEHMQKILDIRPVCVAHDLHPGYFSTQFAKKLGDHGIPLIGVQHHHAHALSCMAENHLDGTVLALTLDGTGLGTDGHIWGGEVLACTYEGFERRARLDYLPMPGGDAAVRAPWRMAVALLYKVYGPGIMDLDIPFIRSLDKTKLKFLIQMMDRQVNSPLTSSTGRLFDAVSALLMICHEVSYDSQAAIALEAAADPEESASTAYPFDIKTGADGCRIMDAGPWVRQMVADIKKGVPRSRIAARFHLTLTRMMVDAAATVGQEINLDRIVLSGGVFNNDTIFSQITRMLGAKGFKVYTHSIVPCGDGGIALGQAIAAAALQHK; this comes from the coding sequence ATGGGTTCTTCCGGTATAGCGGCAAAAAAAATTGAAATCTCAGGGGTGGTCCAGGGTGTCGGATTCCGCCCTTTTTTATTTGGTTTAGCCTCCGCGCATTATCTTTGCGGCCATGTGTCCAATACCGCCTCTGGTGTGGCGCTTTTTATCCAGGGTGAGCCAAAGAACCTGGATGCGTTTCTTTTGGATCTCCCTGAAAAAAAACCGCTGCTGTCACAAATTTCACGCATGGTATCAACGGATACACAACCTTTAAACCTGACTGATTTCACAATTATTAAAAGCCGGGATGCCCGGAAAAAGTCTGCCCTGATCTCCCCGGATGTGGGGGTGTGCCCCGATTGCCTCAAAGAAATGCAGAATCCTGCTGACCGCCGGTTTGAATACCCTTTTATCAATTGCACCAATTGCGGGCCAAGATACACCATTATCCAGGATATTCCCTATGACCGGCCAAACACGTCCATGAAGTCCTTTGCCATGTGCCCGGACTGCCGGAAGGAATATGAAGATCCCTTAAACCGGCGGTTCCATGCCCAGCCCAATGCCTGTCCCGTTTGCGGTCCCCAGGTGTTCTTGCTCGACAAGAAGGGAAAACAGGTGGACGGGAATGATCCGGCACAGGCCCTGGCACTTGCGGCCCAATTTCTCAGGCAGGGAAAAATCGTTGCGGTCAAAGGGCTTGGCGGATTTCACCTGGCCGTGGATGCCGCCAATGCAACGGCTGTTGAGCTGCTGCGCCAAAGAAAAAATCGTCCCCATAAGCCCTTTGCCCTGATGGCCGCCCGGAACTCATCCCTGTTCAACCATGTTTGCATGGATGGGGATGAAAAAGACCTGCTTTGGTCCTATCACCGGCCCATTGCATTGCTGAAAAAAAAACCGTACCCTTCACCTGTGGGCACGGGCTTGGCTCCGAATTTGGCGCCGGAAAATCCTTGTCTTGGTATTATGTTGCCCTATACACCGCTGCACTACCTGCTTCTGGACAAGGGGCCGGATATTCTGGTCATGACTTCGGGGAACCGATCCGGCGAGCCCTTGTCCATTGACAATGCCAACGCCCTGGATGCCTTTTCCCATATTGCCGACTATTTTCTGCTTCACAGCCGGGATATCTATTTCAGGGCCGATGACTCTATTGTCAGAAGCCAGCAGGGAAAATTGCGATTTCTACGCCGATCCAGGGGATATGCTCCTCTGCCCGTGGATATAACGCCGCCTGCAAATGACAAACTTGCCAATATCCTTGGCTGCGGCGCCGGTATGAAATCCACCATCTGTCTGACCAGGGATCGGTACGCCTTTTTAAGCCCACACATTGGCGACTTGGAATCAATGCAGGTCCACAATTTTTACAAAGATACCATTGAACATATGCAAAAAATCCTGGATATCCGGCCGGTGTGTGTGGCCCATGACCTGCATCCGGGATATTTTTCCACACAGTTCGCCAAAAAACTCGGGGATCATGGCATTCCCCTGATAGGGGTCCAGCACCACCATGCCCATGCCCTTTCCTGCATGGCGGAAAATCACCTGGATGGAACAGTGCTTGCTTTGACCCTGGACGGCACCGGCCTGGGTACGGACGGCCATATTTGGGGCGGCGAAGTCCTGGCCTGTACCTATGAGGGGTTTGAGCGCCGGGCCCGGCTGGATTACCTGCCCATGCCGGGAGGGGATGCGGCGGTAAGGGCACCCTGGCGCATGGCTGTGGCTCTGTTATATAAAGTATACGGGCCAGGGATAATGGATCTGGATATTCCCTTTATCCGGTCCTTGGATAAAACAAAGCTTAAATTTTTAATTCAAATGATGGACCGGCAGGTGAACAGTCCATTGACATCCAGCACAGGTCGCCTGTTTGATGCAGTTTCCGCCCTTTTAATGATCTGCCATGAAGTTTCCTATGACAGCCAGGCTGCCATTGCCCTGGAGGCGGCTGCCGATCCTGAAGAATCGGCAAGCACAGCTTACCCTTTTGATATAAAAACTGGAGCTGACGGCTGCCGGATTATGGACGCCGGTCCCTGGGTGCGGCAGATGGTCGCGGATATCAAAAAAGGAGTGCCCCGAAGCAGGATTGCGGCCCGGTTTCATCTGACGTTGACCCGTATGATGGTGGATGCCGCCGCAACGGTGGGGCAGGAAATCAACCTTGACCGGATTGTTCTGTCCGGCGGGGTATTTAATAATGATACGATTTTTTCCCAGATAACCCGTATGCTTGGGGCAAAGGGCTTTAAAGTCTATACCCACAGCATTGTTCCTTGCGGTGATGGCGGCATTGCCCTGGGGCAGGCCATAGCGGCCGCAGCCCTTCAACATAAATAG
- the hypE gene encoding hydrogenase expression/formation protein HypE, with the protein MNNNDTIVLDHGAGGKVSHAMFSELILPLFNNELLTKQDDGAVFEVPAGQMAFSTDSYTVDPIFFPGGDIGELAVNGTVNDVAMCGATPLYISVGLIIEEGFKIVDLKRILTSMAKAAKKAGVRIVTGDTKVVPRGKIDKIFINTSGIGSIPPGVNVSGNGARAGDKVIISGTIADHGVTILSEREGLKFDSDVKSDSAPLNHMVKGVLASGCPVHVLRDPTRGGLGTTLNEIAVQSKVGILLFEDRLPVRGPVRGICELLGFDPLYLANEGKLIAIVPGADADKVLDIIRRDEFGKDAVIVGEVTNQDPGRVVLETFIGGTRIVDMLIGEQLPRIC; encoded by the coding sequence ATGAATAATAATGATACGATTGTTCTGGATCACGGTGCCGGGGGCAAGGTTTCCCATGCCATGTTTTCGGAATTAATTTTGCCTTTGTTCAACAACGAACTATTGACAAAACAGGACGACGGGGCCGTTTTTGAGGTGCCCGCAGGCCAAATGGCTTTTTCAACGGATTCCTATACCGTGGATCCCATTTTCTTCCCCGGCGGGGATATCGGCGAGCTTGCCGTAAACGGCACCGTCAATGATGTGGCCATGTGCGGGGCAACCCCCTTGTATATATCAGTGGGGCTGATCATTGAAGAAGGCTTTAAAATTGTTGACCTTAAACGCATTCTTACATCCATGGCCAAGGCTGCCAAAAAAGCGGGGGTCCGGATCGTCACCGGCGATACCAAAGTGGTGCCCCGAGGAAAAATTGACAAAATATTCATCAATACCTCCGGGATCGGATCTATTCCGCCCGGCGTCAATGTGTCGGGTAACGGCGCGCGAGCCGGCGATAAAGTAATTATTTCAGGCACCATTGCCGATCATGGGGTCACTATATTAAGTGAACGTGAAGGGTTGAAGTTTGATTCCGACGTAAAAAGCGATTCTGCGCCCTTAAACCACATGGTCAAAGGAGTATTGGCATCAGGATGTCCGGTTCATGTGCTGCGGGATCCCACCCGTGGCGGGCTTGGTACTACACTTAACGAAATTGCCGTCCAGTCAAAAGTGGGCATACTCCTTTTCGAAGACCGGTTGCCTGTGCGTGGCCCGGTCCGGGGCATTTGCGAACTTTTGGGTTTTGACCCCTTATACCTGGCCAATGAAGGCAAGCTCATCGCCATTGTACCCGGCGCAGATGCCGACAAAGTGCTAGATATAATTCGCCGGGATGAGTTCGGCAAAGACGCAGTGATTGTCGGAGAGGTTACAAATCAGGACCCGGGCCGGGTGGTGCTGGAAACTTTTATCGGCGGCACACGGATTGTGGATATGCTTATCGGCGAGCAGCTGCCCCGAATCTGCTGA
- the dksA gene encoding RNA polymerase-binding protein DksA has translation MKQEDLDYFKALLTDRLNELLSHADTTVTGMTQPKDNFADPTDRASHEADRSFELRIRDREHKLIKKIKKALERIENGSFGQCEMCEEEISIERLKARPVTTHCIKCKTREENMEKAMGI, from the coding sequence ATGAAACAAGAAGATCTGGACTATTTTAAAGCGTTGTTGACTGACCGGCTCAATGAGTTGCTTTCCCATGCCGACACAACCGTTACAGGCATGACTCAGCCCAAGGATAACTTTGCTGATCCCACGGACCGGGCCTCCCATGAGGCGGACAGAAGTTTTGAACTACGCATCCGGGACCGGGAGCACAAACTGATTAAAAAAATTAAAAAGGCATTGGAGCGGATTGAAAACGGTTCCTTTGGTCAGTGTGAAATGTGCGAGGAAGAAATTTCCATCGAACGGCTTAAAGCCCGGCCTGTGACAACCCACTGCATCAAGTGCAAAACCCGTGAAGAAAACATGGAGAAGGCGATGGGAATTTAA
- the hypD gene encoding hydrogenase formation protein HypD — MSLTYTQEFKDPEISKALVARIREQSNKPLRLMEVCGTHTMAIFRYGIRSVLPDTITLLSGPGCPVCVTAQKDIDAYVMLARRPDVILTTFGDLMKVPGSGSSLAGEKANGADVRMVYSIFDALAIAKENPNKEVVFCAVGFETTIPTIAGAILTAKAQGIDNFSIYSANKLTPPAIAALMETDGVEIDGFILPGHVSVITGLDAFAPIFEKYRIPSVVTGFEPVDILKAVLRLVEQNESKVPILVNAYPRAVADAGNPKARAIMDQVFEKADALWRGIGKIPDSGMVLRECFYKFDAAGKFELSIPDTREPAGCECGRILMGLKRPDQCRLYKKACTPMHPVGPCMVSSEGACAAFYKYNV, encoded by the coding sequence ATGAGTTTGACATATACCCAGGAATTCAAAGATCCTGAAATTTCAAAGGCCTTGGTGGCCCGAATTCGTGAACAAAGCAATAAGCCATTGCGCTTGATGGAAGTGTGCGGCACCCATACCATGGCCATTTTTCGTTACGGCATCCGGTCTGTACTGCCCGACACCATTACACTTTTGTCAGGCCCTGGCTGCCCTGTGTGCGTAACCGCCCAAAAGGATATTGACGCCTATGTGATGCTGGCACGCAGGCCGGATGTAATTTTAACCACCTTTGGTGACCTGATGAAGGTCCCGGGTTCCGGATCCAGCCTGGCTGGGGAAAAGGCCAACGGTGCGGATGTCCGTATGGTCTATTCCATTTTTGATGCCTTGGCCATTGCAAAGGAAAACCCCAATAAAGAGGTGGTATTTTGCGCAGTGGGCTTTGAGACCACTATCCCGACCATTGCAGGAGCTATACTTACGGCCAAAGCGCAAGGGATAGACAATTTCAGCATTTATAGCGCAAACAAGCTTACCCCACCGGCGATAGCCGCCCTCATGGAAACTGACGGCGTGGAGATAGACGGATTTATTCTGCCTGGACACGTATCGGTCATCACAGGCCTTGACGCGTTTGCCCCTATCTTTGAAAAATACCGGATACCTTCGGTGGTTACAGGATTTGAGCCTGTGGATATCCTTAAAGCTGTGCTTAGACTCGTAGAGCAGAATGAATCTAAAGTTCCCATACTGGTTAATGCCTATCCCCGTGCGGTGGCTGATGCCGGAAACCCCAAAGCCCGGGCAATCATGGATCAGGTCTTTGAAAAGGCCGACGCCCTGTGGCGGGGAATTGGTAAAATTCCAGATTCAGGCATGGTGCTAAGGGAATGCTTTTATAAATTTGACGCTGCCGGAAAATTTGAACTGTCGATTCCGGATACCCGTGAGCCAGCCGGGTGCGAGTGCGGCCGGATTTTAATGGGGCTGAAGCGGCCGGACCAGTGCCGGCTGTATAAAAAAGCCTGCACCCCCATGCATCCGGTGGGACCCTGTATGGTCTCCAGTGAAGGAGCCTGTGCAGCCTTTTATAAATACAACGTGTAA